The following proteins are co-located in the Desulfatitalea tepidiphila genome:
- a CDS encoding M24 family metallopeptidase, with amino-acid sequence MTDLIQHRLAEIRRRMHEQGLDGLLVLVEENRRYLSGFTGEDHQFDESAGGLLITNRSQVLLTDSRFQIQANHEAPAYEILIYPNGLAKELAKISQTLGIKRLGFESNRVSVQQHLNIKKELEKAANQLDLIPLETFVEALREIKSGDEIEKTRKALLLAEDVFRHVAKKLKPGMSEKAVAWAMESGMRHAGAQSLSFPVILAAGPNSALPHAIPTDRPIQSGEPILFDWGARLNGYCSDSSRTLILGKPDDTFLTVFHTVLEAQQKAIAAIKEGASTKAVDAVARNHIHAKGFEGKFGHGLGHGTGLAVHEAPRLSPLRESVLRSGMIVTVEPGIYLPEWGGVRIENQVAVTADGADVLSRLSTTYQIDRI; translated from the coding sequence ATGACAGATCTTATTCAGCATCGCCTGGCAGAAATCCGCAGGCGGATGCATGAACAGGGGCTCGATGGATTGCTCGTCCTGGTAGAGGAAAACCGTCGTTATCTCAGTGGGTTCACCGGAGAGGACCACCAATTTGACGAATCCGCCGGTGGCTTGTTGATCACCAATAGGTCCCAGGTCCTGCTGACCGATTCCCGCTTTCAGATTCAGGCAAACCATGAAGCACCGGCGTACGAGATTCTGATCTATCCGAACGGGTTGGCCAAAGAGCTTGCAAAAATTTCTCAAACGTTGGGCATCAAACGCCTCGGGTTCGAAAGCAATCGCGTGTCGGTCCAGCAGCACCTGAATATAAAAAAAGAATTGGAGAAAGCCGCAAACCAGCTGGACCTGATCCCATTGGAGACTTTTGTGGAGGCCCTACGCGAGATCAAGTCCGGAGACGAAATCGAAAAGACCCGAAAAGCTTTGTTGCTGGCTGAAGATGTTTTTCGTCATGTGGCCAAGAAACTGAAGCCGGGCATGAGTGAAAAGGCGGTGGCCTGGGCCATGGAATCTGGCATGCGACACGCCGGCGCCCAAAGCCTCTCTTTCCCTGTCATCTTGGCGGCCGGACCCAACAGCGCCCTGCCCCACGCCATTCCCACCGATCGTCCCATCCAGTCCGGTGAGCCGATCCTGTTCGACTGGGGGGCCAGGTTGAATGGTTACTGCTCGGATTCCTCGCGCACGCTGATACTTGGAAAGCCGGATGACACCTTTCTCACCGTATTTCACACTGTTCTGGAAGCGCAACAAAAGGCCATAGCGGCGATCAAGGAGGGGGCCAGCACCAAGGCGGTCGATGCCGTTGCCCGAAATCATATTCATGCCAAGGGATTCGAAGGCAAATTTGGTCATGGATTGGGCCACGGCACTGGATTGGCCGTTCACGAAGCGCCGCGTTTGAGCCCGCTGAGAGAGTCTGTTTTGCGTAGCGGCATGATCGTCACCGTGGAGCCTGGCATTTATCTTCCCGAATGGGGCGGTGTGCGCATCGAGAATCAAGTGGCGGTCACCGCCGACGGTGCCGATGTGTTGAGCCGGTTGAGCACGACCTATCAAATCGACCGGATTTAA
- a CDS encoding thioesterase, FlK family, protein MDIITHQAIDPGLCGHPLDVKEGYSRVRLETLSSMAADKTGLVHGGFIFGLADYAAMIAVNHPNVVLGAADVKFLKPVRVGEQVVATARVEEIQGKKHWVAVSVSSGEETLFQGMFTCFVLDKHVLA, encoded by the coding sequence ATGGATATCATCACCCACCAAGCCATTGACCCTGGTCTTTGCGGGCACCCCCTCGATGTGAAGGAGGGCTACAGTCGGGTGCGTCTCGAAACCCTGTCGTCCATGGCGGCCGATAAAACCGGGTTGGTCCACGGCGGTTTTATTTTCGGGTTGGCTGATTATGCCGCCATGATCGCCGTCAACCATCCCAATGTCGTCCTGGGTGCAGCGGATGTCAAGTTCCTGAAGCCGGTTCGCGTCGGGGAACAGGTGGTTGCCACCGCACGGGTCGAAGAGATCCAAGGGAAAAAACATTGGGTGGCGGTATCTGTTTCATCGGGTGAAGAGACGCTGTTCCAAGGCATGTTTACGTGCTTTGTGCTCGATAAGCACGTCCTGGCATGA
- the elbB gene encoding isoprenoid biosynthesis glyoxalase ElbB, with product MAKKIGVLLSGCGVFDGSEIHEAVLTLLFLDQAGAEIVCMAPDSGQMHVIDHTDQSVADQQRNVLVESARIARGNIVDLATVRADQIDGLILPGGFGAAKNLSDFAVKGPNASVHPQVQRILDEMVAAQKPIGALCIAPATVARALGRLKPEVTIGSDVGTAAAIETMGAKHMNCQVDQIHVDQKHKIVTTPAYMLGPGIKDIAVGIEKLVKKVVEWA from the coding sequence ATGGCCAAAAAAATAGGTGTGCTCTTGTCCGGATGTGGGGTTTTCGATGGATCTGAAATTCACGAAGCCGTTTTGACGCTGCTCTTTCTGGATCAAGCCGGCGCAGAGATCGTTTGTATGGCGCCCGACAGCGGCCAAATGCACGTGATCGATCACACCGATCAGTCGGTCGCCGACCAGCAAAGAAATGTTCTGGTGGAGTCCGCGCGAATCGCCCGGGGAAATATCGTGGACCTTGCAACGGTTCGGGCAGATCAGATCGACGGCTTGATCCTGCCGGGCGGATTCGGCGCGGCCAAAAATTTAAGCGATTTCGCTGTGAAAGGTCCGAACGCCTCCGTACATCCACAGGTTCAAAGAATTCTCGATGAAATGGTGGCTGCGCAAAAACCAATCGGCGCCCTGTGCATTGCACCGGCAACGGTTGCGCGCGCGCTGGGGCGTCTCAAACCCGAAGTCACCATCGGTTCGGATGTCGGCACGGCCGCCGCGATTGAAACCATGGGCGCGAAGCACATGAATTGCCAGGTCGATCAGATTCATGTGGACCAGAAACATAAAATTGTCACCACACCGGCCTACATGCTGGGACCGGGCATCAAAGATATTGCCGTGGGCATTGAAAAACTCGTTAAAAAAGTCGTTGAATGGGCCTGA
- the recC gene encoding exodeoxyribonuclease V subunit gamma, with amino-acid sequence MPSELHIISGNHMEMLVRGLAEVLAAPVEANPHLVLQPDVVLVQSRGMQRWISLQVASINGVCANIEFPFPNAFIDRLCGLEDAAFGMTGAYDKPTLAFRICRLLPDLLAHSVFEPLQRYLAQDTNPLKRFLLSRKIADTFDQYAVFRPDWLVGWETGRAGTEQMPPSHQWQACLWRALGAQQNGLHRSALQKELVERLRQNDRAWRGLPSRISVFGVSHLPPFHLEVLEALAQRIPVFLFLLNPCRHYWADILSDQQMVRLRSRIPGTPDNGALYFQSGNRLLASLGVQGKEFFDLIHQCEAHHHELFQDNRNGLLLGGIQQDILDLVDRRRSDEEPTDEVVHADGSLRVHSCHSPMREVEVLYDQLLDMLDHTPGLEPRDILVMAPDIAVYAPFIHAVFGNPADPAHQMPYSVADQDLLASNSTIDTFIQLLDLVDGRMEASRVLSLLSCPSVQSRFGLFESDLQLIHRLVKEAGIRWGWDRADRRRHGLPGFRENTWQEGLDRLVLGWSMDSRESRLFSEVLPLQSIASGDGDILGRVIAYADAIHESMTQLDACVDSLEGWQVRLNALFERFFQLGPSEISHSQPLKTTIHRLKEIGLQLDEKATFSFDIIRQYLKDTLKQTSREAGFMTGGITFCAMLPMRSIPSRIICLLGMNHETFPRENHEPGFNLMAAEPRPGDRSRRNDDRYLFLEALISARDIFYLSYIGQNIQDNSTMAPSMVVDELLEYVAEGLGVPAEKLVVRHPLHAFSTLYFSGLDTQVFTYSAENRKAAEALITPPETEPFFTGALPSPDDHWRQCDWRDLGVFWVHPIRFLIENRLGVYLKPTADVVEDREIFKLDALSRYMVNQDLLKALAGGTSKQEAYRIVRAANMLPHGTVGRVECEQLVDHVETFLDTLKAIVPNEKPRSVRVDKALSPFAAHGEIDRVYPQGRIVYRMGKTRPKDLLGVFIHHLALQFCPEKHVVPMSILICTDQIWQLSPLQNPEDVLARYLDYYWEGLRAPLPFYCRSSHAYAHQLLVNGRTSKEALAFAQRTWLGNDFSPGEVSDPYYQLCFREGAPFHEDFERIAIDLFGPLIAVSHSITPENLQDASFLE; translated from the coding sequence ATGCCCAGCGAATTGCACATCATCTCCGGCAATCATATGGAAATGCTGGTCAGGGGGTTGGCTGAGGTACTGGCCGCACCCGTCGAAGCGAATCCGCATTTGGTGTTGCAGCCCGACGTGGTGCTGGTACAAAGCAGGGGCATGCAACGCTGGATATCCCTGCAAGTCGCCAGCATCAACGGGGTTTGCGCCAACATAGAGTTCCCTTTTCCCAATGCCTTTATCGACCGGCTATGCGGCCTCGAGGATGCCGCCTTTGGAATGACCGGGGCCTACGACAAACCCACCCTGGCCTTTCGCATCTGCCGTCTCTTGCCAGACCTCTTGGCGCATTCTGTTTTCGAGCCTTTACAGCGCTATCTGGCCCAGGATACCAACCCCCTCAAACGATTTCTGTTAAGCCGCAAGATCGCCGACACCTTCGATCAATACGCCGTGTTCCGGCCGGATTGGCTCGTGGGTTGGGAGACGGGCAGAGCGGGCACCGAACAAATGCCTCCGTCGCACCAATGGCAAGCCTGCTTGTGGCGGGCCCTCGGAGCGCAACAAAACGGCTTACACCGTTCCGCTCTCCAAAAAGAGCTGGTGGAAAGACTTCGGCAAAACGACCGTGCATGGCGTGGATTACCCTCCAGGATCTCCGTCTTTGGTGTGTCCCACTTGCCGCCGTTCCACCTGGAGGTACTCGAGGCACTTGCCCAGAGAATTCCGGTCTTTCTGTTTCTGCTGAATCCCTGCCGTCACTATTGGGCCGATATCCTTTCGGATCAACAAATGGTCCGCTTGCGATCCCGCATTCCGGGCACACCAGACAACGGCGCATTGTATTTTCAGAGCGGTAACCGTCTCCTGGCGTCCTTGGGCGTGCAGGGGAAAGAATTTTTCGACCTGATCCATCAATGCGAGGCCCATCACCACGAATTGTTCCAGGACAACCGGAACGGTCTGTTGTTGGGGGGGATCCAGCAGGACATTCTGGATCTGGTCGACCGCCGTCGGTCGGACGAGGAACCCACAGATGAGGTCGTGCACGCCGACGGGAGCTTGCGGGTGCATAGCTGTCACAGCCCCATGCGGGAAGTTGAGGTGCTGTACGACCAGTTGCTGGACATGCTGGATCATACCCCGGGTCTTGAACCGCGGGACATCCTGGTCATGGCGCCGGATATCGCTGTTTATGCGCCGTTCATTCATGCCGTGTTCGGAAATCCCGCTGACCCAGCACACCAAATGCCCTACAGCGTGGCCGATCAAGACCTCTTGGCATCAAATTCGACGATCGATACCTTTATTCAGCTTCTGGATCTGGTCGACGGTCGGATGGAAGCCTCGCGAGTCTTGAGTCTTCTTTCATGTCCGAGTGTCCAATCGCGCTTCGGATTGTTCGAATCCGACCTGCAACTGATTCACCGTTTGGTAAAAGAGGCCGGCATCCGCTGGGGATGGGACAGGGCTGATCGCAGACGCCATGGTTTGCCCGGATTCAGGGAGAACACTTGGCAGGAAGGCCTGGATCGATTGGTCCTCGGATGGAGCATGGACAGCCGGGAATCCAGGCTCTTCAGTGAAGTTTTGCCACTCCAATCCATTGCTTCCGGAGATGGTGACATTCTGGGACGCGTCATTGCCTATGCCGATGCCATCCATGAGAGCATGACCCAACTCGATGCCTGCGTCGATTCCCTCGAGGGTTGGCAGGTCAGGCTCAACGCGCTGTTCGAGCGTTTTTTCCAGCTGGGACCTTCTGAGATATCCCATTCACAGCCGTTAAAGACCACGATCCATCGACTCAAGGAAATCGGATTGCAACTCGATGAAAAAGCGACCTTTTCCTTCGACATCATCCGGCAGTATCTGAAGGACACCCTCAAACAGACTTCCCGTGAGGCAGGTTTCATGACGGGCGGCATCACCTTCTGTGCCATGCTCCCGATGCGCAGCATCCCTTCCAGGATCATTTGCTTGCTCGGCATGAATCACGAAACCTTTCCGCGTGAAAATCATGAACCGGGATTCAATTTGATGGCGGCCGAACCCCGGCCAGGCGACCGCTCCAGAAGAAACGATGATCGCTATCTTTTCCTGGAAGCCCTTATCTCTGCCAGGGACATTTTTTATCTGAGCTACATCGGTCAGAATATTCAGGACAATTCAACCATGGCGCCTTCAATGGTTGTCGATGAACTCCTCGAATATGTGGCCGAAGGTTTGGGGGTTCCGGCCGAGAAGCTCGTCGTCCGTCATCCGTTGCATGCCTTTTCGACCCTTTATTTCAGCGGCCTTGACACACAGGTGTTCACGTACAGTGCCGAAAATCGAAAAGCCGCCGAGGCCCTGATCACCCCGCCTGAAACAGAACCATTCTTCACCGGGGCGCTTCCATCTCCAGATGATCACTGGCGTCAGTGCGACTGGAGGGATTTGGGAGTGTTCTGGGTGCATCCCATACGTTTTCTCATCGAAAATCGCCTGGGGGTTTATTTAAAACCAACTGCAGATGTGGTTGAAGACAGGGAGATTTTCAAATTAGATGCCTTGAGTCGCTATATGGTCAATCAGGATCTGCTCAAGGCGCTTGCCGGAGGCACTTCGAAACAGGAGGCCTACCGTATTGTTCGGGCCGCAAATATGTTGCCCCATGGCACTGTCGGACGTGTTGAATGCGAGCAACTGGTGGATCACGTCGAAACGTTTTTAGATACATTGAAGGCGATTGTGCCGAACGAAAAACCGCGTTCTGTCCGGGTGGACAAGGCACTTTCGCCATTCGCGGCGCATGGCGAGATCGATCGGGTCTATCCACAGGGCCGCATCGTTTACCGCATGGGCAAAACGCGTCCAAAAGACCTGTTGGGGGTGTTCATACACCATCTGGCCCTGCAATTTTGCCCGGAAAAGCATGTGGTTCCGATGAGTATATTGATCTGTACCGACCAAATCTGGCAGTTGTCACCTCTACAAAACCCTGAAGATGTCCTGGCGCGGTACCTGGACTATTACTGGGAGGGACTTCGGGCGCCATTGCCTTTTTATTGCCGGTCCAGCCACGCCTACGCCCATCAACTCCTCGTGAATGGCCGCACCTCCAAAGAGGCGCTCGCTTTCGCCCAGCGCACTTGGCTCGGAAACGACTTTTCACCCGGTGAGGTATCGGACCCCTATTATCAGCTCTGTTTCCGCGAAGGTGCACCATTCCATGAGGATTTTGAAAGGATTGCGATTGACCTGTTCGGACCCTTGATAGCGGTCTCCCATTCGATCACACCGGAAAATCTGCAGGATGCCTCCTTTTTGGAATGA
- a CDS encoding YfaZ family outer membrane protein → MMHKIVGALWVWVMLNGVCWANSLELDLMAGTESISGGIHYKDYIESGYYRIGGSVVHTDDDDVEYTLGSLNLTVGSDTLAPGFTCEVGVRGIYGTADNGGYSGDVGALGFTGEAGYLFPTDRIPVPLEVFGGLTWAPSPLSFADTDNYLEFNAGVGLRILRNASIRASYTHYRIDMESGPGDWDLEEDAFRLGLAMRF, encoded by the coding sequence ATGATGCATAAAATAGTGGGGGCCCTTTGGGTGTGGGTCATGTTAAACGGTGTTTGCTGGGCAAATTCCCTTGAATTGGATCTGATGGCCGGAACGGAATCCATATCCGGCGGCATTCACTACAAAGACTATATCGAATCGGGTTACTATCGCATCGGCGGATCAGTGGTTCACACCGATGACGACGATGTCGAGTATACGTTGGGCTCTTTGAACCTGACGGTTGGCAGCGATACATTGGCGCCGGGTTTCACATGCGAGGTGGGTGTGAGAGGAATTTACGGAACCGCAGACAATGGTGGATATTCCGGAGATGTGGGCGCGCTTGGGTTTACCGGTGAAGCCGGCTACCTCTTCCCGACCGATCGGATACCTGTGCCGTTGGAGGTTTTCGGCGGGCTGACCTGGGCCCCCAGCCCTCTGTCTTTCGCAGATACGGACAACTATCTGGAATTCAATGCCGGCGTGGGGTTGCGGATCCTTCGCAATGCCTCTATCCGCGCTTCTTACACCCACTACCGTATAGATATGGAATCCGGACCAGGAGATTGGGACCTGGAGGAAGATGCTTTTCGACTGGGATTGGCCATGCGCTTTTGA
- a CDS encoding HU family DNA-binding protein, which produces MNKADLVKELKNQNGFTRQQAENVVDIFFNTMADALAKGERVEIRGLGSIFVKEYKSYTGRNPKSGEPVKVKPKKLPFFRCGKELKERVDFN; this is translated from the coding sequence ATGAACAAGGCCGATCTTGTCAAAGAGCTGAAAAACCAAAACGGATTTACCAGACAACAAGCTGAAAATGTTGTAGATATTTTTTTCAATACCATGGCCGATGCCCTCGCCAAAGGAGAAAGAGTGGAAATTCGAGGCCTGGGCAGTATATTTGTCAAAGAGTACAAATCCTACACCGGTCGAAACCCCAAATCGGGCGAACCCGTGAAAGTCAAACCCAAGAAGTTACCCTTTTTCCGTTGCGGCAAGGAGCTAAAGGAACGCGTTGACTTTAATTAA
- a CDS encoding SPL family radical SAM protein, whose protein sequence is MPIEKLYVDASVANLPLVDRFVQSLRLPPVFVENRQQVFDILKGEKDPCLRGKQLLLLTRLQGPFVRKCPGTREYTCCDYQILNIGTFCTMDCAYCILQTYFHPPLLQYFVNQDRLLDELSEYFERPKGLRLGTGEFTDSLIWEPWSDLTPKLVERFAHQKKTVLELKTKTTAIQQLKGLDHQRKTIVSWSLNTPRVIAHQERGTASLKARLAAAAACRSQGYPLAFHFDPIFVYPEWENEYHDVIQTLFDNIPQDEIVWISMGTFRFMPALQSVVRQRFPQSDIIYGEFIPGLDGKMRYFKPLRIKVYQKIARWIKERAPRVTLYFCMEDDQVWTQCLGFSPQSKGGLPAMLDQSARIHCGII, encoded by the coding sequence ATGCCCATTGAAAAACTCTATGTGGACGCTTCGGTGGCCAACTTGCCCTTGGTCGACCGGTTCGTTCAATCATTAAGGTTGCCACCTGTTTTCGTTGAAAATCGTCAGCAGGTGTTTGATATCCTCAAAGGGGAGAAGGACCCCTGCCTGAGGGGAAAACAACTATTACTGTTGACGCGCCTTCAGGGACCCTTTGTGCGCAAGTGCCCGGGCACCCGGGAATATACCTGTTGCGATTATCAAATTTTGAATATTGGCACTTTTTGTACCATGGATTGTGCTTACTGCATCCTGCAAACCTATTTCCACCCACCCTTGCTTCAATATTTTGTTAATCAGGACAGATTGTTAGATGAGCTCTCGGAGTACTTTGAGCGGCCCAAGGGTCTACGTCTCGGCACGGGTGAATTTACCGATAGCCTGATTTGGGAACCCTGGTCTGACCTCACTCCAAAACTGGTGGAACGCTTTGCACATCAGAAAAAAACGGTTCTTGAACTCAAAACCAAAACGACCGCGATACAGCAGTTAAAGGGATTGGACCACCAGCGCAAGACTATTGTTTCTTGGTCGCTCAACACCCCCCGCGTCATCGCGCATCAAGAGCGGGGGACCGCTTCTTTGAAAGCGCGGCTTGCTGCTGCGGCGGCATGTCGATCCCAAGGATATCCACTGGCATTCCATTTCGATCCTATTTTCGTCTATCCTGAATGGGAAAACGAATATCACGATGTGATTCAGACCCTATTCGACAATATTCCGCAGGATGAAATTGTCTGGATCAGTATGGGAACGTTTCGATTTATGCCGGCCCTGCAATCGGTCGTGCGCCAGCGTTTCCCCCAATCCGACATCATTTATGGAGAATTCATCCCCGGATTGGATGGCAAGATGCGCTATTTCAAACCATTGCGTATCAAGGTGTATCAAAAGATTGCACGTTGGATAAAAGAACGGGCACCGCGCGTCACGCTCTACTTTTGCATGGAAGATGACCAGGTATGGACCCAATGCCTGGGATTTTCCCCCCAGTCAAAGGGGGGATTGCCAGCCATGCTCGACCAGAGTGCCCGCATCCATTGCGGCATAATATAG